One region of Halomicrobium sp. LC1Hm genomic DNA includes:
- the secF gene encoding protein translocase subunit SecF, with translation MNAFEVPEVDYDQYTNRQLAAVPLAILALAILILVGWSLFVSGSVASPGAPVSPGIDFTGGSELTVVTSMSKAEIGDQFDTEPISVQQAAENAEAETVGPNENQYIVRFQSFDTQSLRDQAQSADMQLLSSSSTSATFGGDNQTTAVVGVLIAFAGMSAIVFALFRSFVPSIAVVVSAFSDIVIPLAAMNVLGIELSLGTVAALLMLIGYSVDSDILLNNHILRRSGSFYESVHRAMETGVTMTITSLSAMAVMAVVASFFNIQLMASIGTVLVIGLAADLMNTYMLNLSLLRWYKFEGVNR, from the coding sequence ATGAACGCGTTCGAGGTACCGGAGGTCGACTACGACCAGTACACGAACCGCCAGCTGGCGGCCGTGCCGCTGGCGATACTCGCCCTCGCGATACTGATTTTGGTCGGGTGGTCCCTGTTCGTGTCCGGATCAGTCGCGTCGCCCGGTGCGCCCGTCTCGCCGGGGATCGACTTCACAGGTGGTTCCGAGCTGACAGTCGTCACGTCGATGTCCAAGGCAGAGATCGGCGACCAGTTCGACACCGAACCGATCTCGGTCCAGCAGGCCGCCGAGAACGCGGAGGCCGAGACCGTCGGACCGAACGAGAATCAGTACATCGTCCGGTTCCAGTCGTTCGACACGCAGTCGCTGCGGGACCAGGCCCAGAGTGCCGACATGCAGCTCCTGTCGAGTTCCTCGACCTCTGCGACCTTCGGCGGTGACAACCAGACGACGGCGGTCGTCGGCGTACTGATCGCCTTCGCCGGGATGAGTGCGATCGTCTTCGCGCTCTTTCGCTCGTTCGTCCCGAGTATCGCGGTCGTCGTCTCGGCGTTCTCCGACATCGTGATCCCGCTGGCGGCGATGAACGTCCTCGGGATCGAGCTGTCGCTGGGGACCGTCGCCGCGCTCCTCATGCTGATCGGTTACAGCGTCGACTCGGACATCCTCCTGAACAACCACATCCTGCGTCGTTCGGGGTCGTTCTACGAGAGCGTCCACCGCGCGATGGAGACCGGTGTGACGATGACGATCACGTCGCTGTCGGCGATGGCAGTGATGGCAGTGGTCGCCTCCTTCTTCAACATCCAGCTGATGGCTTCGATCGGGACTGTGCTGGTGATCGGGCTGGCGGCCGACCTGATGAACACCTACATGTTGAACCTCTCTTTGCTTCGCTGGTACAAGTTCGAGGGGGTGAACCGATGA
- a CDS encoding preprotein translocase subunit SecD, whose product MSGLRDNWRIILLVVLALGSTVTLLVPGATVATGDNATAQTNGTNASEGGFTNLQYGIQLDGGSRIRAPIVGITAENVDFNATGSPDISDTNETREVEEALISHLDVDEVDVEARPPTNPSETGTVEVFTRNATHAQLVTALQQEGYDVTQNDVRDGVTRTTREEMVGVLDQRISASALTGVNVQSARSPTGRNYIVIEAPGRDIEDLESIVDDRGIVRLYAVYPASNGTYVRKQVATQADFTSIGDARQTERGGYSVSVSLKDSVADRFTRDMQEVGFTQQTVCTYSPESANGSSVSDPSEQNYGCMVTTLNGEVVFNANVVSGLAEQFQTGRFTDDPTFSMETPEREQARNLELSLKAGQALPAPLDTSPDAAQTTSLEPALADQFKINSLITGIIAVIAVSIVVYLRYGDPRVAVPMIVTALSEVLLLLGFVSVIQFPINLSHIAGFIAVIGTGVDDLIIIADEILQREGVATGRVFQNRFRKAFWVIGAAAATTIIAMSPLTVLGLGDLTGFAIITIVGVLIGVLITRPAYGDILRRLVLDDEERSE is encoded by the coding sequence ATGAGCGGACTCCGCGACAACTGGCGGATCATCCTGCTGGTCGTGCTCGCCCTCGGGAGTACCGTGACGCTACTGGTGCCCGGCGCGACGGTCGCTACCGGCGACAACGCGACGGCCCAGACCAACGGGACCAACGCCTCCGAGGGTGGGTTCACGAACCTCCAGTACGGTATCCAGCTCGACGGCGGGTCGCGAATCCGGGCACCGATCGTCGGCATCACCGCCGAGAACGTAGATTTCAACGCAACAGGAAGCCCTGACATCAGTGATACAAATGAGACTCGCGAGGTTGAAGAGGCACTCATATCACATCTTGACGTCGACGAAGTGGACGTAGAAGCACGACCACCGACAAACCCTTCAGAGACTGGGACCGTAGAAGTGTTTACGCGCAACGCCACGCACGCACAACTTGTAACGGCGCTCCAACAAGAAGGGTACGATGTGACCCAGAACGACGTTCGGGACGGCGTCACACGTACAACGCGAGAAGAGATGGTGGGCGTTCTCGACCAAAGAATTTCGGCTTCGGCACTGACTGGAGTGAACGTTCAATCAGCCCGGTCACCAACTGGACGGAACTACATTGTCATTGAGGCACCCGGCCGGGATATAGAGGATCTTGAATCTATCGTTGACGACCGTGGGATTGTTCGGTTATACGCTGTATATCCGGCTTCTAACGGTACGTATGTGAGGAAACAAGTAGCAACACAAGCTGATTTCACCAGCATCGGGGATGCCCGACAAACTGAACGTGGTGGATATTCTGTGTCAGTGTCACTCAAGGATAGTGTTGCTGATCGATTCACCAGAGATATGCAGGAGGTTGGATTTACACAACAGACCGTCTGTACCTATTCACCCGAAAGCGCCAATGGGTCGTCTGTTTCAGATCCAAGTGAACAAAACTACGGCTGTATGGTGACAACTTTGAACGGCGAAGTAGTGTTCAATGCGAACGTCGTGAGTGGGCTCGCCGAACAGTTTCAGACTGGTCGCTTCACGGATGATCCGACGTTCTCAATGGAGACGCCCGAACGAGAGCAGGCCCGTAATCTCGAACTCAGCCTGAAGGCCGGCCAAGCCCTGCCTGCACCTCTGGACACAAGTCCTGACGCCGCCCAGACGACCTCGCTTGAGCCAGCACTGGCCGACCAGTTCAAGATCAACTCCCTGATCACCGGGATTATCGCCGTCATCGCGGTCAGCATCGTGGTGTACCTGCGCTACGGCGACCCCCGCGTGGCGGTGCCGATGATCGTCACCGCGCTCTCGGAGGTGTTGCTCTTGCTGGGGTTCGTCTCCGTGATCCAGTTCCCGATCAACCTCTCACACATCGCCGGGTTCATCGCGGTGATCGGGACGGGGGTGGACGACCTGATCATCATCGCCGACGAGATCCTCCAGCGCGAGGGCGTCGCGACGGGACGGGTGTTCCAGAACCGCTTCCGCAAGGCGTTCTGGGTGATCGGAGCCGCCGCCGCGACGACGATCATCGCCATGAGCCCGCTGACGGTGCTGGGTCTCGGTGACCTCACCGGGTTCGCCATCATCACCATCGTCGGCGTCCTCATCGGCGTCCTGATCACGCGGCCGGCCTACGGTGACATCCTCCGCCGGCTGGTGCTGGACGACGAAGAGCGAAGCGAGTAA
- the rnhB gene encoding ribonuclease HII produces the protein MRFGVDEAGKGPVLGSMFAAAVRCDPGDLPDGVGDSKGIPDDRRERLAEAIRSVATVGLAEIPRTRIDDPETDMNTLTVAAHAEALSAVATDDLSGLVDAGDTDAERFGRRVADRVDAEIDLGAAHGADETDPLVGAASIVAKSAREAHVAALAEEYGPVGSGYPSDPTTREFLKRYVDEHGDLPDCARASWSTCDDVLAAAEQSSLASF, from the coding sequence ATGCGATTCGGCGTCGACGAGGCCGGCAAGGGGCCGGTGCTGGGATCGATGTTCGCCGCGGCGGTCCGCTGTGATCCCGGCGACCTCCCCGACGGCGTCGGTGACTCGAAGGGAATCCCCGACGACCGACGGGAGCGACTGGCCGAGGCGATCCGGTCTGTCGCGACGGTCGGGCTCGCCGAGATTCCACGGACGCGAATCGACGATCCCGAGACGGACATGAACACGCTGACCGTCGCCGCCCACGCCGAGGCGCTCTCGGCGGTCGCGACGGACGATCTCTCGGGGCTGGTCGACGCCGGCGACACGGACGCCGAGCGGTTCGGCCGGCGGGTGGCCGACCGGGTCGACGCCGAGATCGATCTGGGGGCCGCACACGGGGCCGACGAGACCGACCCGCTCGTGGGGGCGGCCAGTATCGTCGCCAAGTCCGCCCGCGAGGCCCACGTCGCGGCGCTGGCCGAGGAGTACGGCCCCGTCGGCAGCGGCTACCCGAGCGATCCGACGACACGCGAGTTTCTGAAGCGCTACGTCGACGAGCACGGCGACCTGCCCGACTGCGCGCGGGCGTCGTGGTCGACCTGCGACGACGTGCTGGCCGCCGCGGAACAGTCGTCGCTGGCGTCGTTCTGA
- a CDS encoding translation initiation factor IF-2 subunit beta: MNYDAALDRAFDALPDQPRDAGERLSVPDPEGQTDGAFTRLTNLQAIADALSREAKHVHRTIQREFGTNGQFDGNEARYNGDFAVSDFEAAIDAYIAEYVTCSECGLPDTRLTTEDGVDMLRCEACGAFRPVTKESTKNTQTDRPTLEEGKTYDVKITGTGREGDGVAEKGKYTIFVPGAQEGDEVEIYIENISGTLAFSRLA, encoded by the coding sequence ATGAACTACGATGCAGCTCTCGATCGGGCGTTCGACGCGCTCCCCGACCAGCCGCGGGACGCGGGTGAACGCCTGTCGGTTCCGGACCCCGAAGGACAGACCGACGGCGCGTTCACACGACTAACGAACCTCCAGGCCATCGCGGACGCGCTCTCGCGAGAGGCAAAGCACGTCCACCGGACGATCCAGCGCGAGTTCGGGACCAACGGCCAGTTCGACGGCAACGAAGCCCGCTACAACGGTGACTTCGCCGTCAGCGACTTCGAGGCCGCTATCGACGCCTACATCGCCGAGTACGTCACCTGCTCGGAGTGTGGCCTGCCCGACACCCGACTCACCACCGAGGACGGCGTCGACATGCTCCGCTGTGAGGCCTGCGGTGCCTTCCGCCCGGTCACCAAGGAGTCGACCAAGAACACCCAGACCGACCGACCGACCCTCGAAGAGGGCAAGACCTACGATGTCAAGATCACCGGCACCGGCCGCGAGGGTGACGGCGTCGCCGAGAAGGGCAAGTACACGATCTTCGTCCCCGGCGCGCAGGAAGGCGACGAAGTGGAGATCTACATCGAGAACATCAGCGGGACGCTGGCCTTCTCGCGACTCGCATAA
- a CDS encoding DUF4397 domain-containing protein gives MSRNARTIGALIASLLVAGSLLTAGGVVATQLTDDAAEPATQDTSYLRVAHAAPDAPAVDVAVDDETVVQNLSFGEVGDYLTLSAGTYNVTIATNDTGTVVFDDTVALDPRSVTTVAAAGEVSDDASVPFSPIRYDDNAYEPAAGESAVSVLHLSPDAPAVDVTVGTGNETTVLAENVSYGEASDYVTVPAGNYTVDVREATADNDGPIVATTEIALDNGSAHSALAIGTVDGESEPFQVVRTEDATVDVDLPDTETPTPTITPPPVDNATETDSGETATETEPGETATETDSGETATETESGEPTMTEAPSPTETAEPVETEAGA, from the coding sequence ATGTCACGAAACGCACGGACGATCGGTGCGCTGATCGCGTCGCTACTGGTGGCCGGCAGTCTCCTGACGGCCGGCGGTGTCGTCGCGACACAGCTGACCGACGACGCCGCCGAGCCAGCGACACAGGACACGTCGTATCTCCGCGTCGCCCACGCTGCTCCCGACGCACCGGCCGTCGACGTCGCTGTCGACGACGAGACCGTCGTCCAGAATCTCTCCTTCGGCGAGGTCGGTGACTACCTGACGCTGTCGGCGGGAACGTACAACGTCACGATCGCTACCAACGACACGGGAACCGTCGTCTTCGACGACACGGTGGCGCTCGACCCCCGGTCGGTCACGACCGTCGCCGCGGCCGGCGAGGTGAGCGACGACGCGAGCGTTCCCTTCTCGCCGATCCGCTACGACGACAACGCCTACGAGCCGGCAGCCGGTGAGTCGGCGGTCAGCGTCCTCCACCTCTCGCCCGACGCGCCGGCCGTCGACGTGACCGTCGGCACGGGCAACGAGACGACGGTCCTCGCGGAGAACGTCTCCTACGGCGAGGCGTCGGACTACGTCACCGTCCCGGCCGGGAACTACACCGTCGACGTTCGCGAGGCGACCGCGGACAACGACGGACCGATCGTGGCGACGACCGAGATCGCACTGGACAACGGGAGCGCGCACTCCGCGCTAGCGATCGGGACCGTCGACGGTGAGAGCGAACCGTTCCAGGTGGTCCGCACGGAGGACGCGACCGTCGACGTGGATCTGCCGGACACCGAGACGCCGACGCCGACGATCACGCCGCCGCCGGTCGACAACGCGACCGAGACCGACTCTGGCGAGACCGCGACCGAAACTGAACCGGGAGAGACCGCGACCGAGACCGACTCTGGCGAGACCGCGACCGAGACTGAATCGGGAGAGCCCACGATGACGGAAGCGCCGTCGCCGACCGAGACTGCCGAGCCCGTCGAGACCGAAGCGGGTGCTTGA
- a CDS encoding cold-shock protein, producing MANGTVDFFNDTGGYGFIETEDADDDVFFHMEDVGGPDLEEGTDVDFDIEQADKGPRATNVVRN from the coding sequence ATGGCAAACGGTACTGTCGATTTCTTCAACGACACAGGCGGTTACGGTTTCATCGAGACAGAGGATGCGGACGACGACGTTTTCTTCCACATGGAAGACGTGGGCGGCCCGGACCTCGAAGAAGGCACAGACGTCGATTTCGACATCGAACAGGCCGACAAAGGCCCCCGCGCGACGAACGTCGTCCGCAACTAA